The following proteins come from a genomic window of Deinococcus sp. YIM 134068:
- a CDS encoding chorismate-binding protein produces MTVPLAPGLSPADVLLRLRAANAPGVVLLESLGPVVPHGRLSFLSAWPVRVQSEVPERPAGDGLFPAWLGGLKYEAARAFGLVTHEPEGEPGWWGLYPSGLVWDRGAGTLEVVGEVGHADWAAVLALDPAPLPTLEVGPFGADDVDYPAGVRAVQELIRAGEVYQVNLSRGMRATAAGDPLAAYLRLREVNPSPFMAFADMGAEVVVSCSPERLVLWAGDQVSARPIAGTRRRGDTPEEDAALEAELRASPKEVAEHTMLVDLVRHDLGRVSAAGTVRVPDLGLVERYSHVMHLVSEVTGGARAGLTVREVLAATFPGGTITGAPKERVMRVIRDLEPRPRGWYTGGVGIVSGGRVDVNILIRTAEFSGQLPAASDQQGTQADADASPAGGWRLATGSSPWTVTVRAGGGTVIDADPAREARETVHKAQALLNVLAGVPGRAAQPPAPPVPGREWSPPPASPAPGLRVLLLDNHDSFTMNLAHDLLALGARVDVRSPLETVEMLLASQPDAVLVGPGPGTPDTSGCTLELTRACLTGGVPLLGVCLGHQALGQVLGGRVERAEPVHGRPEAVRHGGQGLFAGVPDGAAFGRYHSLVVRGLPEEYVTAHSAGGEVMALEVPGRLAWGVQFHPESVLSPAGRTLLGNWLRLSARVRVRT; encoded by the coding sequence GTGACCGTCCCTCTCGCTCCTGGCCTCTCCCCGGCGGACGTGCTGCTGCGGCTGCGGGCGGCAAATGCGCCGGGGGTGGTCCTCCTCGAATCGCTCGGCCCGGTGGTGCCCCACGGTCGCCTCTCGTTCCTGAGCGCGTGGCCGGTGCGGGTGCAGTCCGAGGTGCCGGAGCGGCCCGCCGGGGACGGCCTCTTCCCCGCGTGGCTGGGCGGCCTGAAGTACGAGGCGGCGCGGGCGTTCGGGCTGGTGACGCATGAGCCGGAGGGCGAGCCGGGCTGGTGGGGCCTGTATCCCAGCGGGCTGGTGTGGGACCGGGGGGCGGGCACGCTGGAGGTCGTCGGCGAGGTGGGGCACGCGGACTGGGCGGCGGTGCTCGCGCTGGACCCCGCCCCCCTCCCGACGCTGGAGGTCGGCCCCTTCGGCGCGGACGACGTGGACTACCCGGCGGGCGTGCGCGCGGTGCAGGAGCTGATTCGCGCGGGCGAGGTCTATCAGGTCAATCTCTCGCGCGGGATGCGGGCGACGGCGGCGGGCGATCCCCTCGCGGCGTACTTGCGGCTGCGGGAGGTCAATCCCAGTCCCTTCATGGCCTTCGCGGACATGGGCGCGGAGGTCGTCGTGTCGTGCAGCCCGGAGCGGCTGGTGCTGTGGGCGGGAGATCAGGTGTCGGCCCGGCCCATCGCAGGCACCCGGCGGCGCGGCGACACGCCGGAGGAGGACGCGGCGCTGGAGGCCGAGTTGCGCGCCAGCCCGAAGGAGGTCGCCGAACACACCATGCTCGTGGACCTCGTGCGGCACGACCTGGGGCGCGTCTCGGCGGCGGGCACGGTGCGGGTGCCGGACCTCGGATTGGTGGAACGCTACAGCCACGTCATGCACCTCGTCTCGGAGGTGACGGGCGGGGCCAGGGCGGGCCTGACCGTGCGCGAGGTGCTGGCGGCCACCTTTCCCGGCGGCACGATCACGGGTGCTCCGAAGGAACGGGTCATGCGGGTCATCCGCGACCTCGAACCCCGCCCGCGCGGCTGGTACACGGGCGGCGTCGGGATCGTGAGCGGGGGACGGGTGGACGTGAATATCTTGATTCGGACGGCGGAGTTTAGCGGCCAGCTTCCAGCGGCCAGCGACCAGCAAGGGACACAGGCTGACGCCGACGCTTCCCCGGCTGGCGGCTGGCGGCTGGCGACTGGAAGCTCTCCCTGGACCGTCACCGTCCGCGCGGGCGGCGGCACCGTCATCGATGCGGACCCGGCGCGGGAGGCGCGGGAGACGGTGCACAAGGCGCAGGCGCTCCTGAACGTGCTCGCGGGGGTGCCGGGAAGGGCTGCACAGCCGCCCGCCCCGCCCGTCCCCGGTCGCGAGTGGTCGCCGCCGCCCGCCTCGCCCGCGCCGGGGCTGCGGGTGCTGCTCCTCGACAACCACGACTCCTTCACCATGAACCTCGCCCACGACCTGCTCGCGCTGGGGGCGCGGGTGGACGTGCGCTCGCCCCTCGAGACGGTAGAAATGCTGCTCGCGTCTCAGCCGGACGCCGTGCTCGTCGGGCCGGGACCGGGGACGCCGGACACGAGCGGCTGCACGCTGGAGCTGACGCGGGCCTGCCTGACGGGGGGCGTGCCGCTGCTCGGCGTGTGCCTGGGTCATCAGGCGCTCGGGCAGGTGCTGGGGGGCCGGGTGGAGCGGGCCGAACCCGTCCACGGTCGCCCGGAGGCGGTGCGACACGGCGGACAGGGCTTGTTCGCGGGTGTGCCGGACGGGGCCGCGTTCGGGCGCTACCACTCGCTCGTCGTGCGCGGGCTGCCGGAGGAGTATGTGACGGCCCACAGCGCGGGCGGCGAGGTCATGGCGCTGGAGGTGCCGGGGCGACTCGCGTGGGGCGTGCAGTTCCACCCCGAGAGCGTCCTCAGCC